Proteins from one Muntiacus reevesi chromosome X, mMunRee1.1, whole genome shotgun sequence genomic window:
- the LAGE3 gene encoding EKC/KEOPS complex subunit LAGE3: MQEAGGNAGGGSRAGGAGSQGRRGVGGCRGGPRSAGTTSAADHRAPGVGPAQHSLGPGGDPWSSAQRPGSRPCVFTLNVPFPSALEAEIARGSLAPDAEPHRGAVGKELTVSGSVLAVCWRAEDCRLLRISIVNFLDQLSLVMRTMQRFGPPVAR, translated from the exons ATGCAGGAGGCAGGCGGGAACGCAGGCGGAGGCAGCCGGGCGGGTGGCGCGGGAAGCCAGGGCCGGCGGGGTGTCGGGGGTTGCCGGGGTGGACCCCGCAGCGCGGGTACTACGTCCGCTGCAGACCACAGAGCTCCGGGTGTCGGGCCGGCCCAGCACTCTTTGGGGCCGGGCGGAGACCCGTGGTCCTCGGCCCAAAGGCCGGGAAGCCGACCATGCGTATT CACCCTAAACGTGCCTTTCCCGTCCGCCTTGGAGGCAGAGATTGCCCGTGGGTCCCTGGCCCCAGATGCCGAACCTCACCGTGGGGCGGTTGGGAAGGAGCTCACAGTGAGCGGCAGTGTCCTAGCGGT CTGCTGGAGAGCTGAAGATTGCCGCCTCCTTCGAATCTCCATTGTCAACTTTCTGGACCAGCTTTCTCTGGTGATGCGAACCATGCAGCGCTTTGGGCCCCCTGTTGCCCGCTAA